Genomic window (Paenibacillus sp. 37):
ACCAATCAAGATAACATCTGTACTCGTTTGTCCCTGGCTCATGTCTACCGTCCTTATATCCTATATTTGCCAAAAGGATGTAAGCGTTATCGATTTGGCATTTGCAGCAAGCCCATTCTTGAACGGGGTCGCACCTTCTCTGAATGATTATAACCTTGATCTAGTGTATCAATAATATAGAGCAATTTAAATATGCAATTTCAAGATATTTGCTATTCCATCAGTATACGCTAGTTTACATCGGAACGTTAGCCCGGTTATAGGCCTGAAAGATTTATTTGTTCAAAACAAAGAAAGGAGCCCGGTTTTAGGGGGACTTGGCACATGAAAAGTTGTATAGCCTTATTTAGTCGTGAAAATGGATGCGCTAAAGAGCCGCTCTCGAATGTTTCGCTAAGCGGCTCTTTATTGTTTGAAATGACTATCACAGCCAACGGCGTTTCGGGGAGTACTCAGAAAATTGAAATCAGTTCCTTCGTGTACGGATGGCGTTCTTCAGCGAACAACGCATCTGCGCCAAAGCGGTCAACGATCTGACCTTCTCGCATAACGATGATGCGCTGACTCATGCGATGTACGGCAGCCAGATCATGCGAGATGAACACGTATGAAAGACCAAGTGATTTGCGGAGATCCGTAAGCAATTGCAAAACTGCACCTTGCGAGATCACGTCCAGGCTGGCCGTCGGTTCATCCAGAACAACAACGTCCGGCTCAATGCCAATAGCACGTGCGATCGTGACGCGCTGACGCTGTCCACCACTTAGTTCATGGGGGTATCGTCCAGCCAAATCGCTTGGAAGCTCGACCGCTTCAAGCAGCTTTTGGACGTAAGCATCCTTCGATGTGTAAGTAAAGTGGGACAGTTCGGCGTTCCGTCCAAGTTGTTCGTACGGATCGATTAGCGAGTCGGCAATCTTGAGCTTTGGATTCAGTGCAGCCATCGGGTTCTGAAATACAATCTGGATTTTCCGTCGATGAGGTCGCAACCGTCGACCGCTCAGCCGCGCGATATCCTGTCCACCCAGTGTAATCGAGCCCTTATCCGCATCTTCGATCCGTAGCAGACAGCGGGCTAGCGTACTCTTCCCACAGCCGCTCTCGCCAACTAGGCCAAGACACTCACCACGGTTCAGAGTGAAGGAAATATCATTCACAGCAGGTCGGTCTGCACCTGCATACGTTCGGCTGAGATGTTCCACGTGAAGCACGGGATGACTAAGGATGCTGGGCGAGGAAGCAGGCTTTGCAACGGCGGTATCTATAACGGTATCTGTATGTGGATGATCTGTATCTGTAGCAGTTATGACTGCCTGATCTGTATCCACAGTATCTATGACCACATTGTCTGTATTTGCATGGTCTATCTCTGTATGGTTTGCGCCTGTAGCAAGGTCATGGCTTCGCTCAACCGATTCGTCGGACTGCACAAATCCTTGGCGTTCTTCATTTGAAGTCGTCTTCATTCTATCCCCGCCTCCTTCAATCCCGACTTCAGTGAGCGGCTCAGAACGGGAGCTGCTTCGATTAACTGGCGCGTATATTCATGCTGAGGATGGTCAAGAATGCGATGCTTGCCACCCGATTCGACGATTCGCCCTTCCTTCATCACAGCCAAGCGGCTGGCATAGCTGCGTACATGACGCCAGTCGTGTGTGATAAACAGAATCGCACAGCCTGTCTCCGCTTGTTTGCGTGCCAGCAGTTCCAACACGCGATGCCCAGACACACTGTCCAGTGCCGTTGTTGCTTCGTCAGCAATCAGCAGACGAGGGGAGAGCATCAGCGATGTGGCAATAGAAGCCCGCTGAAGCTGTCCACCGCTCAACTGGAATGGATA
Coding sequences:
- a CDS encoding dipeptide/oligopeptide/nickel ABC transporter ATP-binding protein yields the protein MKTTSNEERQGFVQSDESVERSHDLATGANHTEIDHANTDNVVIDTVDTDQAVITATDTDHPHTDTVIDTAVAKPASSPSILSHPVLHVEHLSRTYAGADRPAVNDISFTLNRGECLGLVGESGCGKSTLARCLLRIEDADKGSITLGGQDIARLSGRRLRPHRRKIQIVFQNPMAALNPKLKIADSLIDPYEQLGRNAELSHFTYTSKDAYVQKLLEAVELPSDLAGRYPHELSGGQRQRVTIARAIGIEPDVVVLDEPTASLDVISQGAVLQLLTDLRKSLGLSYVFISHDLAAVHRMSQRIIVMREGQIVDRFGADALFAEERHPYTKELISIF